A window of Ruminococcus champanellensis 18P13 = JCM 17042 contains these coding sequences:
- the pheT gene encoding phenylalanine--tRNA ligase subunit beta — MNLSMKWLSDYIQEEIPVKEFCHCMTMSGSKVEGFETEGSSISKVVVGKILSIAPHENADALFVCQVEIGTEAPVQIVTNARNVKPGDLVPLALDGATLPEGKIKKYKMRGVESFGMFCGLETLGLTVHDFPYADPDGVLVIQEPCQVGEDIHSALGLNDTSVEFEITSNRPDCLSVIGLAREAAATFHVPLHLHAPAFHANSESVSEQLSVEVQNTTLCPRYCAGMVKNVKIGPSPRWMRERLRASGVRPINNLVDITNYVMLEYGQPMHAFDLRYVQDARITVRNAKDGEQITTLDGTERKLSPEMLVIADSEKPIAVAGVMGGEYSGIMEDTTTVVFESAYFEPTQVRLTAKKLGMRTDASARYEKGLDPNSTITVLSRAFELVEQLGAGEVVGGIIDVNNVGEPKPPVPFDANWINGFLGTSIPESDMIHYLNELHFKVEDGMVYAPSFRIDIECKADVAEEIARIYGYNNIPSTELQGLADARLTPAQIFNRQIEQSMVALGCYEIAAFSFVSPKYFDKIALPADSKLRKPLVITNPLGEDTSVMRTTALPSMLEILARNYNNRNESARLFEIGKEYLPTTPDQLPLEPARLTIGMYGGNVDFYDLKGVIEALMVQLKISDCRYERSGEDCPFDEKSAFHPGRSAVLYAGDTPLGIFGELHPNVQNNYGIGVKTYAAKLNIPEMLEHAATEVSYQPLPKYPATTRDLSLVCDDGIPVAQLEQAIRKAVGNILEKVTLFDVYKGQQIAQGKKSVSYSISMRSHDGTLTDEQADGAMKRVLKALKAMGAELRM; from the coding sequence ATGAATTTGTCAATGAAATGGCTTTCTGATTATATCCAGGAGGAGATCCCGGTCAAGGAATTCTGCCACTGCATGACCATGAGCGGTTCTAAAGTGGAGGGCTTTGAAACCGAAGGCAGCAGTATCAGCAAGGTGGTAGTGGGCAAGATCCTGTCCATCGCTCCTCACGAGAACGCAGACGCTCTGTTTGTGTGCCAGGTAGAGATCGGCACAGAGGCACCGGTGCAGATCGTCACCAACGCCCGGAACGTAAAGCCCGGCGATCTGGTTCCCCTGGCGCTGGACGGTGCCACCCTGCCGGAGGGGAAGATCAAAAAGTACAAAATGCGGGGCGTGGAGAGCTTCGGCATGTTCTGCGGTCTGGAAACGCTGGGGCTCACCGTTCACGATTTCCCCTACGCAGATCCGGATGGGGTACTGGTGATCCAGGAGCCCTGCCAGGTGGGCGAGGATATCCACAGCGCACTGGGTCTGAACGATACCTCCGTTGAGTTTGAGATCACCTCCAACCGGCCGGACTGCCTGTCCGTCATCGGTCTTGCAAGAGAAGCAGCCGCTACCTTCCATGTGCCCCTGCACCTGCATGCACCGGCATTCCACGCCAACAGCGAATCCGTCAGCGAGCAGCTGTCCGTAGAGGTGCAGAATACCACCCTTTGCCCCCGCTACTGCGCCGGTATGGTCAAGAACGTGAAGATCGGCCCTTCCCCCCGCTGGATGCGGGAACGCCTGCGTGCAAGCGGCGTGCGGCCCATCAACAACCTGGTGGACATTACCAACTATGTAATGCTGGAATACGGACAGCCCATGCATGCCTTTGACCTGCGGTATGTGCAGGATGCGAGGATCACCGTCCGGAATGCAAAGGACGGGGAGCAGATCACCACACTGGACGGCACAGAGCGAAAGCTTTCTCCGGAAATGCTGGTAATCGCCGACTCTGAAAAGCCCATTGCTGTTGCCGGCGTCATGGGTGGCGAGTACAGCGGCATTATGGAGGATACCACCACAGTGGTCTTTGAATCCGCATACTTTGAGCCCACACAGGTTCGGCTCACCGCCAAGAAGCTGGGCATGCGGACGGATGCCTCCGCCCGGTATGAAAAGGGACTGGATCCCAACTCCACCATTACCGTGCTGAGCCGTGCCTTTGAGCTGGTAGAGCAGTTGGGTGCCGGTGAAGTGGTAGGCGGCATCATCGATGTGAACAACGTGGGCGAGCCCAAGCCTCCCGTACCCTTTGACGCAAACTGGATCAACGGTTTCCTGGGCACCAGCATCCCCGAAAGCGATATGATCCACTACCTGAACGAGCTGCACTTCAAGGTGGAAGATGGCATGGTCTACGCTCCCAGCTTCCGGATTGATATTGAATGCAAGGCGGATGTGGCAGAGGAGATCGCCCGGATCTATGGCTACAACAACATTCCCAGCACGGAGCTGCAGGGTCTGGCGGATGCCAGACTGACCCCTGCCCAGATCTTCAACCGACAGATTGAGCAAAGCATGGTGGCACTGGGCTGCTACGAAATCGCAGCATTCTCCTTCGTTTCTCCAAAGTACTTTGACAAGATCGCACTGCCGGCGGACAGCAAGCTGCGCAAGCCTCTGGTGATTACCAATCCTCTGGGTGAGGATACCAGTGTGATGCGTACCACTGCTCTGCCCTCCATGCTGGAGATTCTGGCACGGAACTACAACAACCGGAACGAAAGCGCCCGGCTGTTTGAGATCGGCAAGGAGTATCTGCCCACCACACCGGATCAGCTGCCTCTGGAGCCTGCACGGCTCACCATCGGCATGTACGGCGGCAATGTGGATTTCTATGATCTCAAGGGCGTCATCGAAGCATTGATGGTGCAGCTGAAGATCTCCGATTGCCGGTATGAACGCAGCGGCGAGGACTGTCCCTTTGACGAAAAAAGCGCATTCCATCCCGGCAGAAGCGCCGTGCTATATGCGGGGGATACGCCGCTGGGCATCTTCGGCGAGCTGCACCCCAACGTACAGAACAACTACGGCATTGGCGTTAAGACCTATGCGGCAAAGCTGAATATCCCGGAGATGTTGGAGCATGCGGCAACGGAAGTCAGCTACCAGCCCCTGCCCAAGTATCCGGCAACCACCCGTGACCTGAGCCTGGTATGCGACGATGGGATCCCGGTTGCACAGCTGGAACAGGCGATCCGGAAGGCTGTGGGCAATATTCTGGAAAAGGTGACCCTGTTTGATGTGTACAAGGGTCAGCAGATCGCACAGGGCAAAAAGAGCGTTTCCTACTCCATCAGCATGCGCTCTCATGACGGCACCCTCACCGACGAACAGGCGGACGGTGCTATGAAGCGTGTGCTCAAGGCACTCAAGGCAATGGGCGCAGAGCTGAGAATGTAA
- the pheS gene encoding phenylalanine--tRNA ligase subunit alpha: MKQQLENIEAAAKQALADCGSIKGLDDLRVRFLGKKGELTGILKQMGGLSAEERPVIGQLANKVRGDIEAAIGDKLAKLKAQEQEMKIRSESIDITLPGKPQSVGKLHPLTIVANEVKEIFLGMGFSVADGPEVEYDYYNFEALNLPPNHPARDTQDTFYITDNILLRTQTSSVQVHVMENQKPPIRIISPGRVYRSDAVDATHSPLFHQIEGLVVDKGVTMADLKGTLELLMKRLYGDDCKIRLRPHHFPFTEPSAEVDVMCFNCHGEGCRICKGEGYIELLGAGMVHPKVLEGCGIDSEIYSGFAFGLGLERIVMRRYNISDMRLMYENDLRFLDQF, translated from the coding sequence ATGAAACAGCAACTGGAAAACATTGAAGCAGCTGCCAAGCAGGCTTTGGCTGACTGCGGCTCCATCAAGGGACTGGATGATCTCCGGGTTCGCTTTTTGGGCAAGAAAGGGGAACTGACCGGCATCCTCAAGCAGATGGGCGGTCTGTCCGCTGAGGAACGTCCCGTGATCGGGCAGCTGGCAAACAAGGTCAGAGGCGACATTGAAGCAGCCATCGGGGACAAGCTTGCAAAGCTCAAGGCACAGGAACAGGAGATGAAGATCCGCAGCGAATCCATCGACATTACCCTGCCCGGCAAGCCCCAGTCCGTTGGCAAGCTGCACCCTCTGACCATTGTGGCAAACGAGGTTAAGGAAATCTTCCTGGGCATGGGCTTCTCTGTCGCAGACGGTCCGGAGGTGGAGTATGACTACTACAACTTTGAGGCGCTGAATCTGCCCCCGAACCATCCGGCACGGGATACACAGGACACCTTCTACATTACCGACAACATTCTGCTCCGCACCCAGACTTCCTCCGTGCAGGTGCATGTGATGGAAAACCAGAAGCCCCCCATCCGCATCATTTCTCCCGGCAGAGTATACCGGTCCGATGCGGTGGATGCAACCCACTCTCCCCTGTTCCATCAGATCGAAGGACTGGTTGTGGACAAGGGCGTGACGATGGCTGACCTGAAGGGCACGCTGGAGCTGCTGATGAAGCGGCTGTACGGAGACGACTGCAAGATCCGTCTGCGGCCCCACCACTTTCCCTTTACCGAGCCCAGTGCAGAGGTGGATGTCATGTGCTTCAACTGTCACGGAGAAGGCTGCCGCATCTGCAAGGGTGAAGGCTATATTGAACTGCTGGGCGCCGGCATGGTTCATCCCAAGGTACTGGAAGGCTGCGGCATCGACAGCGAGATCTACTCCGGCTTTGCCTTTGGTCTGGGTCTGGAGCGGATCGTTATGCGCCGGTACAACATCAGCGACATGCGTCTGATGTACGAAAATGATCTGCGCTTCCTGGATCAGTTCTGA